In the Ipomoea triloba cultivar NCNSP0323 chromosome 6, ASM357664v1 genome, one interval contains:
- the LOC116023694 gene encoding uncharacterized protein LOC116023694, translating to MKKNKARRERPFGEDDRTSRLLYWRRQPDWSPSPSSPREDDRTSRLLYWRRQPNWSPYSRRRPDLVAFSFSSKRKRPDLVAFSKMEKATELEKKEQEGVVVGDSLFDRLLLVHSDLSFLVHQI from the coding sequence atgaaaaagaataagGCCAGGAGAGAACGGCCATTTGGAGAAGACGACCGGACTAGTCGCCTTCTCTATTGGAGAAGACAACCggactggtcgccttctccttcTTCTCCAAGAGAAGACGACCGGACTAGTCGCCTTCTCTATTGGAGAAGACAACCGAACTGGTCGCCTTATTCGAGAAGACGGCcagatctggtcgccttctccttctcctccaAGAGAAAACGACCAGATCTAGTCGCCTTTTCTAAAATGGAGAAGGCGACCGAGTTGGAAAAGAAAGAACAAGAAGGAGTTGTTGTCGGCGATAGCTTGTTTGACCGTCTCCTTCTTGTTCACTCCGACCTCTCCTTTCTCGTTCACCAG
- the LOC116023695 gene encoding dehydration-responsive element-binding protein 2D-like: MASGSSAAADGGSGEQQAPSRRHNPRAVSRKGCMRGKGGPENASCTYKGVRQRTWGKWVCEIREPNRGSRIWLGTYDNSYDAAVAYDAAARYIFGPKAKLNLPHLWDANAPPPPMPRPSRGVGVGVGSSHSFPSQPSPETGAADGTGGSTVPAAFGSCASSTSSAHQNASIFNGSVISSGAPAQLQSIKLPELDMNEKAPENEVDDPTGEGMWGSFNLNGLPEIDDSSMWAEATATSDIQAAVTDPGIFDGKMWTAVDYPWYP, from the coding sequence ATGGCGAGCGGAAGTAGCGCGGCGGCTGATGGCGGCTCGGGCGAGCAACAGGCTCCGTCACGGCGCCACAACCCTCGAGCCGTGAGCCGGAAAGGCTGCATGAGGGGAAAAGGCGGCCCGGAGAACGCTAGCTGCACTTACAAAGGCGTTCGCCAGCGGACTTGGGGGAAATGGGTCTGCGAGATTCGCGAGCCGAACCGCGGCTCGCGTATCTGGCTCGGGACTTACGACAACTCGTATGACGCAGCCGTGGCGTACGACGCCGCGGCTCGTTATATCTTCGGCCCCAAAGCCAAGCTCAACCTCCCTCATCTCTGGGACGCCAACGCGCCCCCGCCGCCGATGCCGCGGCCCAGCCGCGGCGTCGGCGTCGGTGTCGGCTCGAGTCATTCCTTTCCCAGCCAGCCATCCCCTGAAACCGGCGCCGCTGACGGAACCGGCGGCTCAACCGTCCCCGCGGCTTTCGGAAGCTGCGCCTCATCAACCAGCTCGGCTCACCAAAACGCTTCCATTTTCAACGGCTCCGTGATCTCCTCCGGCGCTCCAGCGCAGCTCCAGAGCATTAAGCTCCCGGAACTTGACATGAACGAGAAGGCGCCGGAAAATGAGGTGGATGATCCGACAGGGGAGGGAATGTGGGGGAGCTTCAACCTGAACGGCTTACCGGAGATTGACGACTCGTCAATGTGGGCGGAGGCGACCGCCACCAGCGACATTCAGGCCGCCGTGACTGACCCTGGGATTTTCGACGGGAAGATGTGGACCGCCGTGGACTACCCGTGGTACCCCTGA